One window of the Runella slithyformis DSM 19594 genome contains the following:
- a CDS encoding BlaI/MecI/CopY family transcriptional regulator has protein sequence MKPTDSELEILQVLWQIGPGTVRQVNERLAENKDVGYTTTLKLMQIMYEKGLLTRLEEARSHVYEANVSEEETQSTLLERFVDTAFRGSAGKLVMHALGNHKATPAELDEIRKLLDQIEKQP, from the coding sequence ATGAAACCAACCGATTCAGAACTCGAAATTTTGCAGGTGCTTTGGCAGATCGGCCCCGGCACCGTGCGGCAGGTAAACGAACGCCTCGCCGAAAACAAAGACGTGGGCTATACCACCACGCTCAAATTGATGCAGATCATGTATGAGAAAGGACTTTTGACCCGCCTGGAGGAAGCCCGCTCGCATGTATACGAAGCCAACGTCAGCGAAGAAGAAACGCAGTCGACGCTGCTGGAACGCTTTGTTGATACCGCTTTTCGCGGCTCCGCAGGCAAGCTTGTCATGCACGCCCTGGGCAATCACAAAGCCACCCCCGCCGAACTTGACGAAATTCGTAAACTCTTAGACCAAATCGAAAAACAGCCATGA
- the rfaE2 gene encoding D-glycero-beta-D-manno-heptose 1-phosphate adenylyltransferase, giving the protein MSNTAEKIMSWEAGAATARAWQAESKKIVFTNGCFDIVHLGHIDYLEKARALGHKLVLGLNTDASVSKLKGPLRPVVNEYARARLMAALEFVDAVILFGEPTPLELIQTICPDILVKGDDYTPQNIVGADFVIARGGEVLTIALVQGYSTSSLIEKIKKGY; this is encoded by the coding sequence ATGTCTAATACGGCCGAAAAAATCATGTCATGGGAAGCCGGCGCAGCAACCGCCCGCGCCTGGCAGGCAGAAAGTAAAAAAATTGTTTTCACCAATGGGTGCTTTGATATTGTTCATTTAGGACATATCGACTACCTGGAAAAAGCCCGCGCCCTGGGCCATAAGCTGGTCTTGGGATTGAACACCGACGCCTCGGTCAGCAAACTGAAAGGCCCCCTGCGGCCCGTGGTCAACGAATACGCCAGGGCCCGACTGATGGCTGCGCTGGAATTTGTGGATGCTGTCATTTTGTTCGGAGAACCCACCCCTTTGGAACTGATTCAGACAATTTGTCCTGATATTTTGGTCAAAGGTGATGATTATACGCCCCAAAACATCGTTGGCGCGGATTTTGTTATAGCAAGAGGAGGAGAAGTACTAACCATTGCATTGGTGCAGGGCTACTCTACTTCTTCGCTTATTGAGAAGATAAAAAAAGGCTATTAA
- a CDS encoding M14 family zinc carboxypeptidase, translated as MKHLLLVVSLFCMSETILAQNNLAQCLFDAHELFKEKSVTERRAFKHRHLLPLIDKAKANPNFTVTEAGKSFEGRSIFQLKYGKGAPPVLLWSQMHGDEATATMAMLDIFNFLNASGDGFDDLRKKLLEKSTLYFVPMLNPDGAERWQRRTAQEIDMNRDALRLQCPESQLLKHLQQTLKPAVGFNLHDQSPRYSVGESKEVAAISFLATAYNEERTINSVRERAMQLIVGMNRELQKFVPNQVARYSDEFEPRAFGDNIAKWGTSLVLIESGGYKNDPEKQYLRKMNFIAILTALESIADGTYARENRNNYEKIPQNARNHYDLIIRNARAELNGQTYTVDIAVNRNEVNNADATAFSYRSSIEDFGDLSVFYGIDELDAQGALLVDAKGKPIVLRLGDRGNFELRSDKKSWKVESGFLKSL; from the coding sequence ATGAAACACCTTTTATTGGTGGTTTCTCTTTTTTGTATGTCTGAAACCATTCTTGCCCAGAACAACTTAGCACAGTGCCTTTTCGACGCGCACGAGCTATTTAAAGAAAAAAGCGTGACAGAGCGCCGAGCGTTTAAGCATCGCCATCTGCTCCCGCTCATCGACAAGGCCAAAGCCAATCCAAACTTTACCGTGACCGAAGCGGGAAAATCCTTTGAAGGGCGTTCGATCTTTCAGTTAAAATACGGCAAAGGCGCACCGCCCGTACTGCTGTGGTCGCAAATGCACGGCGACGAAGCCACGGCTACCATGGCGATGCTGGATATTTTCAATTTTCTGAACGCGAGCGGCGATGGCTTTGATGATCTACGCAAAAAATTGCTGGAAAAAAGTACACTTTACTTTGTTCCGATGCTCAACCCCGACGGCGCAGAGCGCTGGCAACGACGTACAGCCCAGGAAATTGACATGAACCGCGATGCGCTGCGCCTGCAATGCCCCGAGTCACAATTGCTCAAACATCTTCAGCAAACCCTCAAGCCGGCGGTGGGTTTCAACCTCCATGACCAAAGTCCGCGTTACAGCGTTGGAGAATCCAAAGAAGTAGCGGCCATTTCGTTTTTAGCCACGGCTTACAATGAAGAGCGCACCATTAACTCGGTCCGCGAGCGTGCCATGCAGCTGATCGTGGGCATGAATCGAGAATTGCAAAAGTTTGTCCCCAATCAGGTAGCGCGTTATTCGGACGAATTTGAACCCCGCGCCTTCGGCGATAACATCGCCAAATGGGGCACCAGTTTGGTACTGATCGAATCGGGCGGCTATAAAAATGACCCCGAAAAGCAGTATTTGCGCAAAATGAACTTCATCGCCATTCTGACCGCGTTGGAGTCCATCGCCGACGGAACCTACGCCCGCGAAAACCGTAATAACTACGAAAAGATCCCGCAAAACGCCCGCAATCACTATGACCTCATCATCCGTAATGCCAGGGCTGAACTCAACGGTCAGACCTATACGGTAGACATTGCCGTAAACCGCAATGAAGTCAATAATGCCGACGCAACAGCCTTCAGTTATCGCAGCAGTATCGAAGATTTCGGTGACTTATCAGTTTTTTACGGCATTGATGAACTGGACGCCCAAGGTGCCCTGCTCGTCGACGCCAAAGGCAAACCCATCGTCTTGCGATTGGGCGACCGGGGCAATTTCGAACTTCGCTCCGACAAAAAAAGCTGGAAGGTAGAAAGCGGTTTTTTGAAAAGTTTGTAG
- a CDS encoding M56 family metallopeptidase yields the protein MKLFSISSEPLIQAFGWMLLHAVWQGFAVALIAAGLLFLLRRRASYSRYWTGIGALVLQVMASATTFALYYQPRVLQTTLPGVTHLSQPFITKGSQVMVALPWYKQTLWFLQSNLEAIVLFWVIGASVLLLRLVGSWVYVQQLKAEGIRLTESRIQEMFRRIVATLNIRATVHLFESVRVSTPVVIGFIRPVVLLPVGLATGLTAKQIEAILAHELAHVKRFDYLVNLLQSLVEVVYFFHPALWWVSSRVRMEREHCCDDIAIEVCGDKLAFARALAEVETFRQSPALAMAFASQKGLMLQRVRRVLGVTEKPSRRMSPNALILLVLLVFGVSVYAFQPTDKPRQHKPKNTIKVLKDKVHGTRIEMDENFRLLKIMWKDRILSTLETAHIQKLREQVNAGTLNLDNVKNQEQRDILLYIIEKENELHDGLKGMVKGFEGLSEALGEININTEDLAHIIDSVKVDGKWVQTNNFVQAVSLNMPFDDKKMQEHHRRIDSLSRLMEPQHQKMEALRLEMEQHEFKVNELERKMELLEWKKNKAAEERSQVLEKRSQLMYRDGQKVKKAEAEMEKELEQFEGQIRQRETQMQQINQQIGELREQMKTVRRPLADLQAQMEKVERINEELSQKMEAESSAIELMTPPEPPMPVEVAPRVRVRTPKAAAAPARVKESGAPRTPKAASGAATPAPVRKK from the coding sequence ATGAAACTTTTCTCAATTTCTTCAGAACCCCTCATTCAGGCCTTTGGCTGGATGCTTCTCCACGCCGTTTGGCAGGGCTTTGCTGTCGCTTTGATCGCGGCGGGTCTCTTATTTTTACTGCGTCGGCGGGCGAGCTATAGCCGTTATTGGACGGGGATCGGCGCTTTGGTGCTTCAGGTCATGGCCTCGGCAACAACGTTTGCGCTGTATTACCAACCGCGCGTGTTGCAGACAACCCTTCCCGGAGTGACCCATTTGTCCCAACCTTTCATCACCAAGGGCTCACAGGTGATGGTTGCTTTACCTTGGTACAAACAAACGCTCTGGTTTTTACAGAGCAATCTGGAGGCCATCGTCCTGTTTTGGGTCATCGGCGCTTCGGTGCTGTTGCTGCGTTTGGTCGGCAGTTGGGTGTATGTTCAGCAATTGAAAGCCGAAGGGATTCGATTGACCGAATCGCGCATTCAGGAAATGTTTCGTCGGATTGTCGCCACGCTGAACATTCGCGCCACGGTGCATCTGTTTGAGTCGGTGCGGGTAAGTACGCCCGTAGTCATCGGCTTTATCCGTCCGGTCGTTTTACTTCCCGTTGGTCTGGCCACGGGCCTGACCGCGAAGCAGATAGAAGCGATCTTGGCGCATGAACTGGCGCACGTGAAGCGGTTCGATTATTTGGTCAACCTTCTGCAATCACTGGTCGAGGTGGTGTATTTCTTTCATCCGGCGCTTTGGTGGGTATCCTCGCGGGTACGCATGGAGCGGGAGCATTGCTGCGACGATATTGCCATTGAGGTGTGCGGCGATAAGCTGGCTTTTGCCCGGGCGTTGGCTGAGGTGGAGACCTTTCGCCAATCGCCGGCGTTGGCCATGGCGTTTGCGTCCCAAAAAGGCTTGATGCTCCAACGCGTTCGGCGCGTGTTGGGGGTGACCGAAAAACCGTCGCGCAGAATGAGCCCTAACGCGCTGATCCTGCTCGTGCTGTTAGTGTTTGGGGTATCGGTGTACGCGTTTCAGCCGACGGATAAACCGCGTCAGCACAAACCCAAAAATACAATTAAAGTACTGAAAGATAAGGTCCATGGGACAAGGATCGAGATGGATGAAAACTTCAGGCTATTGAAGATTATGTGGAAAGACAGAATCTTATCTACATTGGAAACAGCACATATCCAAAAGTTGAGAGAACAAGTGAATGCAGGAACGTTGAATCTGGATAATGTTAAAAACCAAGAGCAAAGGGATATTCTGTTGTACATCATCGAAAAGGAAAATGAGCTCCACGATGGATTGAAAGGAATGGTAAAAGGTTTTGAAGGGTTATCTGAAGCTTTAGGAGAAATCAACATTAATACAGAAGACCTTGCTCATATTATTGATTCCGTGAAAGTGGATGGCAAATGGGTTCAGACCAATAATTTTGTTCAGGCAGTCAGTTTAAACATGCCATTTGATGATAAAAAAATGCAGGAACATCACCGCAGAATCGACAGTCTCAGTCGACTGATGGAGCCTCAACACCAAAAAATGGAAGCCCTTCGGTTGGAGATGGAGCAGCATGAATTTAAGGTCAATGAGTTGGAACGCAAGATGGAATTGTTGGAATGGAAAAAGAACAAAGCCGCCGAAGAGCGAAGCCAAGTGTTGGAAAAACGGAGTCAGCTCATGTACCGCGACGGACAAAAGGTGAAAAAGGCGGAAGCGGAAATGGAGAAAGAACTTGAGCAGTTTGAAGGCCAAATCAGGCAGCGCGAAACGCAGATGCAGCAGATCAACCAGCAGATCGGCGAATTGCGTGAGCAAATGAAGACCGTACGCCGGCCGTTGGCTGATTTGCAGGCGCAGATGGAAAAAGTGGAGCGTATCAACGAAGAACTTTCGCAGAAAATGGAAGCGGAATCTTCGGCCATTGAGCTGATGACACCTCCTGAGCCGCCTATGCCCGTAGAGGTTGCCCCGCGCGTTCGTGTTCGCACGCCCAAGGCGGCTGCCGCGCCTGCTCGGGTGAAAGAATCCGGGGCTCCCCGCACTCCCAAGGCGGCTTCGGGCGCGGCGACCCCTGCGCCGGTCCGGAAAAAATAA
- a CDS encoding DoxX family protein, with translation MKIAKLILTYLFGAFMVFGGVNHFLKPEMYAPFIPAFLPNDAVNYLAGIIEIVLGIGVFIPKFRSQATLGILAMMLVFLPLHVIDIFKAQPAIGSHQLALIRLPLQFLLIGWAWFIHKK, from the coding sequence ATGAAAATCGCAAAACTCATCCTGACCTATTTATTCGGTGCCTTCATGGTCTTTGGTGGAGTGAACCACTTCCTCAAGCCGGAAATGTATGCCCCCTTTATTCCCGCTTTTTTACCCAACGACGCCGTTAATTATCTGGCGGGAATCATCGAGATCGTTTTGGGAATCGGCGTATTCATTCCCAAATTCCGCTCACAGGCTACTTTGGGTATTTTGGCTATGATGCTGGTATTCCTGCCGCTGCACGTTATTGATATTTTCAAAGCGCAACCCGCCATCGGCAGCCACCAATTGGCATTGATTCGACTGCCGTTGCAATTTTTGCTGATCGGATGGGCGTGGTTTATTCACAAAAAATAA
- a CDS encoding zinc metallopeptidase gives MGGLLLIGIVFMLIGMFVQWRLKSKFTEYSHVGLMNGMSGAEIADRMLRDNGIYDVRITQVEGMLTDHYNPADKTVNLSADVYHGRSVSAAAVAAHECGHAVQHKVAYAPLKMRSALVPVVQVCSNILNIFNMAMLFIGGFIFYNQGIVSTTLLTILVVANLGVTVFALITLPVEFDASRRALAWVEQRGIVNRNEHVMAKDALWWAAMTYMVAALGALANLLYYASMLLGRRSDD, from the coding sequence ATGGGAGGCTTACTGTTAATCGGTATCGTTTTTATGCTCATTGGGATGTTTGTCCAATGGCGTTTGAAAAGTAAATTTACGGAATATTCACACGTTGGTCTTATGAACGGCATGAGCGGGGCTGAAATTGCCGACCGTATGTTGCGCGACAACGGTATTTATGATGTGCGTATTACCCAAGTGGAAGGGATGCTCACCGATCACTACAACCCTGCCGATAAGACCGTCAACCTGAGCGCCGATGTGTACCACGGACGCAGCGTATCGGCAGCAGCCGTCGCCGCGCACGAGTGCGGACACGCGGTGCAGCACAAAGTTGCCTATGCTCCGCTTAAAATGCGCTCGGCATTGGTGCCCGTAGTACAGGTGTGCAGTAATATTCTGAACATCTTCAACATGGCCATGCTGTTCATCGGTGGATTTATTTTCTATAATCAGGGAATTGTAAGCACTACCCTATTGACCATTCTGGTCGTTGCCAACTTAGGGGTAACGGTGTTTGCCCTGATTACACTGCCGGTAGAATTTGACGCAAGCCGCCGGGCGTTGGCATGGGTAGAGCAGCGGGGCATTGTCAACCGTAACGAACATGTCATGGCCAAAGACGCCCTGTGGTGGGCCGCAATGACCTACATGGTCGCGGCCTTGGGTGCGCTCGCCAACTTGCTGTATTATGCAAGCATGTTGCTCGGAAGAAGAAGCGACGATTAA
- the panC gene encoding pantoate--beta-alanine ligase, which translates to MHIFHSIADLRSYLRLQRQQGKSVGFVPTMGALHEGHLSLLEASKVQNDVTICSIFVNPIQFNNPDDLARYPRTLDADCAMLAPAGCDAVFAPSAEEMYGKATASDGFEPSDAVALPLLKFDFGDLERVMEGQFRPGHFNGVGIVVSKLFNIVQPDRTYFGQKDLQQLAVIRRMMIDLGFQIALHPCPTLREADGLAMSSRNRNLTPKERALAPHIFKGLMLAKRGLISGKTTTEVKLEVAAHFNEQPAFRLEYFEIVDAHSLQTTELRLPEAQTALCIAAHLGKVRLIDNVVF; encoded by the coding sequence ATGCATATTTTTCATTCCATTGCTGACCTGCGCTCCTACCTGAGGTTGCAACGGCAACAAGGCAAAAGCGTTGGTTTTGTACCCACCATGGGTGCCTTGCACGAAGGTCATTTGTCACTCCTTGAGGCTTCTAAGGTCCAAAATGACGTTACGATTTGCAGTATTTTCGTCAATCCGATTCAGTTTAATAACCCCGATGACCTTGCCCGTTATCCGCGTACACTTGATGCTGACTGCGCCATGCTTGCCCCCGCAGGCTGTGATGCTGTCTTTGCGCCATCAGCGGAGGAAATGTACGGCAAGGCGACAGCGTCTGACGGTTTTGAACCGTCAGACGCTGTCGCCTTGCCCCTTCTGAAATTTGATTTCGGCGATCTGGAGCGCGTCATGGAAGGTCAATTTCGGCCGGGGCATTTCAACGGCGTGGGCATTGTAGTTTCCAAACTGTTCAATATTGTACAGCCCGATCGGACGTATTTCGGCCAAAAAGACCTGCAACAGCTAGCGGTAATCCGTCGCATGATGATTGATCTGGGCTTTCAGATTGCACTTCACCCTTGCCCTACCCTTCGCGAAGCCGACGGCCTGGCGATGTCGTCGCGCAATCGGAACCTGACTCCCAAAGAGCGTGCACTGGCTCCGCATATTTTCAAAGGATTGATGTTGGCCAAAAGAGGGCTGATTTCAGGAAAAACCACGACCGAAGTAAAACTGGAAGTTGCCGCTCATTTTAACGAACAACCCGCTTTTCGATTAGAATATTTTGAGATCGTTGACGCCCACAGCCTGCAAACTACGGAGTTGCGCCTGCCCGAAGCTCAAACCGCCCTTTGCATTGCAGCCCATCTCGGAAAAGTACGTTTGATTGATAATGTGGTTTTTTAG
- the panD gene encoding aspartate 1-decarboxylase produces the protein MFLTLLKSKIHRVKVTQAELNYVGSITIDEELMEAAGILENEQVHIVNNNNGERLITYVIKGARGTGIICLNGAAARKAQVGDVIIIISYVMMTEEEARTFKPTLVFPDENNKPVR, from the coding sequence ATGTTTCTCACCTTACTCAAATCAAAAATTCACCGCGTAAAGGTCACTCAGGCTGAGCTGAATTACGTAGGCAGCATTACGATCGACGAAGAGCTTATGGAGGCTGCCGGCATTCTTGAAAACGAACAGGTACACATTGTCAACAATAACAACGGCGAACGACTGATCACCTATGTTATTAAAGGCGCACGCGGCACAGGCATCATATGCCTCAACGGCGCGGCCGCCCGCAAAGCGCAGGTAGGCGATGTGATCATTATCATTTCATACGTTATGATGACCGAAGAAGAAGCCCGAACGTTTAAACCAACACTCGTTTTTCCCGACGAAAACAACAAACCGGTACGATAG
- a CDS encoding lysylphosphatidylglycerol synthase transmembrane domain-containing protein: MKNILKYCLSLAIAGGLMWYVFKDMDLAAMWAKFENANHWWLILVTLFTIIAAWSRAYRWNMLLEPLGFTPSSFDSTVAVFTGYFANQLIPRAGEVTRCGTLNRLERVPVNVGFGTVVAERVFDVVSLLILIGLAFVLEFNRLSDFFMDLFGEKLGMGQGDGSNRIVLLGSVAVLGIGMVAAAWWFYRKNAERLRQNSLFAKIEGFVLGLIEGLLSVRNLRNPWAFVFHTVLIWTMYLLSSYVCFFVLPESSHLTLLAGLTVLIMSGLGMSAPVQGGIGPYHILVSSALVLYGLSKEDGLALATYIHGTQMILMLLLGGIAFIITLVKSPKAEPQTTLSHSISSKDV, translated from the coding sequence ATGAAAAATATTCTTAAATACTGTCTTTCGCTGGCCATTGCCGGTGGCCTAATGTGGTACGTTTTCAAAGACATGGATCTGGCTGCCATGTGGGCCAAATTCGAAAACGCCAATCACTGGTGGCTGATTTTGGTAACCCTGTTTACCATTATTGCCGCTTGGAGTCGGGCCTACCGCTGGAATATGTTGCTGGAGCCGCTGGGTTTTACACCTTCCTCCTTTGATTCCACCGTGGCAGTTTTTACGGGATATTTTGCCAATCAACTCATTCCCCGGGCAGGAGAAGTGACGCGTTGCGGTACGCTCAACCGACTGGAGCGGGTGCCTGTCAATGTGGGTTTCGGTACGGTAGTGGCCGAGCGGGTATTTGACGTTGTTTCTCTTTTAATCCTGATCGGTCTGGCATTTGTGCTGGAATTCAACCGTTTGAGTGATTTTTTTATGGACCTTTTCGGCGAAAAGCTCGGAATGGGCCAAGGTGATGGTTCCAATCGGATAGTCCTTTTGGGCAGTGTGGCCGTATTGGGAATAGGCATGGTGGCGGCGGCTTGGTGGTTTTACCGCAAAAACGCTGAACGTCTGCGTCAGAATAGTCTTTTTGCTAAAATCGAAGGATTTGTACTGGGTTTGATCGAAGGTCTTTTGAGCGTTCGTAACCTCCGCAATCCGTGGGCGTTTGTGTTTCACACGGTCCTGATCTGGACAATGTACCTGCTCAGTTCGTACGTGTGCTTTTTTGTCCTTCCCGAATCCTCCCACCTTACGCTGTTGGCGGGCCTGACGGTCCTGATCATGAGCGGTTTGGGGATGTCGGCCCCCGTGCAGGGCGGAATCGGCCCTTATCATATTCTGGTAAGCAGCGCCCTGGTTCTGTACGGTCTTTCCAAAGAAGACGGATTGGCATTGGCAACGTACATCCACGGTACGCAAATGATTCTGATGCTGCTGTTAGGCGGTATTGCGTTTATTATCACCTTGGTCAAAAGCCCCAAAGCCGAACCTCAAACTACACTTTCACATTCTATTTCAAGCAAAGATGTCTAA
- a CDS encoding glutamate-5-semialdehyde dehydrogenase → MTTTIVPQLQATQQAAAQVRRLSPAQKTVLLNRLADLLLENQAYIMVENQKDMERMADGDPKKDRLFLNEKRIQGLADSLRDVAQLPDPSGQVVFEREIEQGLQLKKIAVPLGVVGAIFESRPNVTVDVAALCLRSGNACVLKGGKEADFSNRCLVGLIHQALRENGVDTNAVLLLPTDRQLVMELLTATRYVDIIIPRGSESLIQFVRKNSLIPTIETGAGVCHGYVEATANLEKARNIVVNARVSRPSVCNSMDCVIVDRAIAAAFLPMLKDDFIQWNVEVFADDESYPIFEQISYPMLQHAQPQDFGREFLDYKIAVKIVDGLDEALSHIQNYSSRHSEAIVSQDPIVIDRFLGEVDAAAVYANASTRFTDGGVFGLGAEIGISTQKLHARGPFALEKLVTEKWVVVGDGQVRW, encoded by the coding sequence ATGACCACCACAATAGTTCCCCAACTTCAGGCCACCCAACAGGCGGCGGCGCAGGTTCGGCGATTAAGCCCGGCGCAAAAAACGGTATTGCTCAACCGTTTGGCCGACCTCCTCCTTGAAAACCAAGCCTATATCATGGTCGAGAACCAAAAAGATATGGAACGAATGGCGGACGGTGACCCGAAGAAAGACCGTTTGTTTCTTAACGAAAAACGCATTCAGGGCCTGGCCGACAGCCTGCGCGACGTGGCCCAATTGCCTGACCCGTCGGGACAGGTGGTTTTTGAACGGGAAATTGAACAGGGACTCCAACTCAAAAAAATAGCCGTACCGCTCGGCGTGGTGGGCGCCATTTTTGAATCGCGCCCCAACGTGACCGTAGACGTAGCGGCGCTGTGCCTGCGCTCGGGCAACGCGTGCGTATTGAAAGGCGGCAAAGAAGCCGATTTTTCCAATCGCTGCCTGGTAGGTTTGATCCACCAAGCCCTCCGCGAAAACGGCGTAGATACCAACGCCGTACTGCTGCTGCCCACCGACCGCCAATTGGTGATGGAACTCCTCACGGCCACGCGCTATGTCGATATCATCATCCCGCGCGGGTCGGAGTCATTGATTCAGTTTGTGCGTAAAAACTCGTTGATTCCCACCATCGAAACAGGAGCGGGGGTTTGTCACGGTTACGTAGAAGCAACCGCCAATCTCGAAAAAGCGCGAAACATCGTGGTGAATGCGCGGGTGTCGCGCCCTTCGGTCTGTAATTCCATGGATTGTGTCATTGTCGACAGAGCGATAGCGGCCGCCTTTTTGCCCATGCTCAAAGACGATTTCATCCAATGGAACGTCGAAGTATTTGCCGATGACGAGTCCTACCCCATTTTTGAGCAAATCAGTTACCCCATGCTTCAACACGCCCAACCGCAGGATTTCGGAAGGGAGTTTTTGGATTATAAAATAGCGGTGAAGATCGTGGACGGCTTGGACGAAGCCCTTTCACACATTCAAAATTACTCGTCGCGCCACTCCGAAGCCATTGTTTCCCAAGACCCCATTGTCATTGACCGTTTTTTAGGGGAAGTGGATGCGGCCGCCGTATACGCCAATGCCTCTACGCGTTTTACCGATGGCGGGGTATTTGGACTCGGAGCCGAGATCGGCATTTCGACCCAAAAGCTCCACGCCCGGGGACCTTTTGCCTTAGAAAAATTGGTGACGGAAAAATGGGTAGTGGTCGGTGATGGTCAGGTGCGTTGGTAA